In Bacteroidota bacterium, a single window of DNA contains:
- a CDS encoding response regulator transcription factor — MEKIKILIVEDHEVVIKGIKTLLEPYEELEITGYALDADEAQRKIEHLMPDVIIMDINLPEVSGIELTKIITEKYPDVKVVYYTSHVDEDLITQGFEAGAFGYVPKNFSTEELIEAIHMVHQGQKFMKGIVSEKFLSSYLKSEKEKKMKENVPLSERELEVLKFLSQGMSNKQIADKLFISIRTVETHKHNLMKKLNIFSTAELVIYAIQNSIIKI, encoded by the coding sequence ATGGAAAAAATCAAGATTTTGATCGTAGAAGATCATGAGGTAGTGATCAAGGGGATCAAAACCCTTCTGGAGCCTTATGAAGAACTGGAAATAACCGGCTATGCGCTTGATGCAGATGAGGCTCAGCGAAAAATTGAACACCTGATGCCCGATGTTATCATTATGGATATTAATCTTCCTGAAGTCTCAGGCATCGAACTTACAAAGATCATCACGGAAAAATATCCCGATGTGAAAGTGGTCTATTATACTTCACATGTTGATGAAGACCTTATTACTCAAGGTTTTGAGGCGGGTGCCTTTGGTTATGTGCCTAAGAATTTCAGCACCGAAGAATTGATCGAAGCAATCCACATGGTACACCAGGGCCAGAAATTTATGAAGGGTATTGTGTCTGAAAAATTCCTCAGCAGTTATCTCAAATCTGAAAAAGAGAAGAAGATGAAGGAAAATGTTCCTTTGTCTGAAAGGGAACTGGAAGTGCTTAAATTTCTCAGTCAGGGCATGAGCAATAAACAAATCGCGGATAAGCTATTCATAAGCATCAGGACGGTGGAAACACACAAGCATAACCTGATGAAAAAACTTAACATATTCAGTACTGCGGAGTTGGTTATTTATGCTATTCAAAACAGCATCATAAAGATATAG